Part of the Garra rufa chromosome 8, GarRuf1.0, whole genome shotgun sequence genome, TAAGATGTTTTGAAATTTTCCTTTTTAGCTCCACAAAGGAAAGTCAGTAAGAGTAAGACAGGAGAGTGAGTTAATGCAAAAatgttgggtgaactattccttaaagatcttaattttaaaaacatttggcaGTAAAATTGTAGCAATAAAGTGTTTCTCTGTTCGATTTTAAAAGCAGTCCACTCCTGTGCCTGAAAAAACAAGGTATGTTTAGGATTTTGAACCAATTTGAAATCGATACAGATACAAAAATACCATTATTTACCATGGTATTTTGGCAAAAAATTAATAGTAAAGGAATGTACGTTTATGTAAGGTGTTTTCCTTTGTCTACAGGCAGTGTGAAAAACTCAATCCATCAACCCCAGGTACAAATGTGTTCgtgtatttttgaaaaaaaaaagagaagtatCATTCATCACTATTTACTGTAAAGAAACAATTTCGTTATTTTCAGAAGCTGACGATGACACCGACATCGATTCAGTGAGTCTCTCTGTACAAAACACATCACACTCATGTCACACCGTAAACATTTATGCaagcaaaaatgcagtaaaattgttaaatattattacaatataaaataactgtattGTAATAGATTTTATAATGTAGTTTATTCTTGtatgtgcatttatttgaaatagaagtcttttgtgacattacaaatgtctttccTGCCTTTTATGTTAATTTGGTgcatgcatccttgctgaataaaataattaactttcaagaaaaaaaacagacttttgaatggtgtaTTATATATATTCATCACTTTTCTCAGTCACTCTTATAACTTGTGTCTCAGGAAGAGTCTCAGAGTTTGTTATCATCAAAAACTTACCGCATCACTGTTCCATGTACCGTTATTATGGACTCTGGACCCTCAGCAGAATCAGGTGTGTTCATCtctcttgtcttgtcttgctgcTGCCATTTCAATGATGTGTAAATCTATCAAAATTGTTTTTTCTCTGTGTTTCAGAGCACAGTCTAGAAACTTCTTCACCTGCTGGTGCAGCCCCAGCAGTTATGTGCATCTCCCCTCACCCTGTCACTGCCCCCAAACATAAGGAAAAGCCATCCACAAGCAGAACTTCACCACCACCCAGAGCTGCACCCACTGACCCTGTCTCACCAGATACCGCTTACTCTACGCATACCCTGGACTTTTTCATCGATGGTCCCTCAGGTCAGCCCGGGTCACCTCTGCATTCAAGCCCCACTGTAGACGTTCCAGCAGTGTCAACATCCGCAGTACAAACACTCTCAGCATCTCACTTCAAATCTAAACAGCTACGAGTACTTTCTCCTCCAGCAAGGGTTTCTTCATCACCAGCTCGTCCAGCTCCAGCAGATGCTTCTGATGTGAGTACCAAAGTGAACTCAGAGCCCAGTGCCGCCATATTTTGGGCCAGATGTAATGAGGCCATGTGGACTAAAGAAATCTTCTCAGATCTTGTGTCTCAGCTGAGCAGCCTAGGAGAAAGAGTGCAATCACAGGAAGCCAGCCAGCAAGGTGAGAACAATCTTAATTCGGACTGTCATGTTCTTTAACCCTCAATAAATGCTGGGTTTTTGTTACACAACTGAAAGACTGATAGCTATGAAATATTCCACAGACTATGACGTTGCTCTCAAAGTATTGGGGGCATCTGGACGGCTGCCTTGCATTGTTTCTAAGCTGGAAAAAGGTACAGCATTTCATTGTAACCACCTAAATTTAATTTGTTACATTATTTAAGGCCTTTTATACTTATaatttgaatgaataaaaaatttcTTTGTGCCTTGTAATGATATATTAGAATGTATATTAGAAAGGAGAATTGTTATGGGGACCTAAATGGCTCTGTTACATCAGAATGACTTTGTTCTTTGTGTTTCCAGACCTGGAGAAACAGGAACAGGATTTGCAGCGGAAAAAAGCAGCACTGAGAGATGCCAAAGCTGTACTAGGTGTTTAATAGAACAATCTTGAGATTGAGATGTGTTTtcattttaacaattttttttacttttttttactatttctaCAGTCTGCAATGACAGCATATgtcatttgttattttattaggtTTACAGTACATCGGTGACAGAAATCTCATAAAATATGTCTGCATATATAATTTTGATATGATCATTCTGTTCTGTTCtcattttctaaataaacaaaacagtaaGGGGGGACTTGACTTGTTTCATCTTTACAGTAAATGTATAAATAGGTAAGCAGGGGTAGGTAGCTTGGAGAATGCGGTTTAAAAGCCCTACATGTACTTTCTATAACTCGCAGCCAACtcataactgttttatttttgaatGCATTTATAGTTAATAAATTACATGTAAAGAATAATTGATGACGAGCAAGTGAATTAATACAAAATAATGCACAACCAAGGTGGTTTTGGACCCATAAAACTATTGCTGCAAAGATGttatttttagggctgtcaatcgattaaattttttaatcgcgattaatcgcatggttgtcttgagttaactcgcgattaatcgcacatttttatctgttctaaatgtaccttaaattaacactttttaaagtttttaatactctaatcaacattggcatggatgctttaagcaaatatgtgtttattatcagtgaaaccatacttgactagactaacttgtttcaaatgtcatagatgtttttcaaataacttgttcatgtctattagacacatgaaaaaaagaacatagaaacaccaggttcccattacttctctttctttgcactgagcaatttacttacacaagcctgtttacattatttgcaggacagggcagctcacttcttctgaacatgcaaaatctacatttattattacatttgtttgcctctcggtgcccacatactgtcatttgatgcagccaagttctcaacaaaactgtttccattgttttgatgtaatatttctgttatcagacaaccaatgtaatatgaaataataactgaaaaaaaatcctgaattatgatcatgatttaatcactgaaaagaatcatttaccggcatctggacataagtcactattccctgcattattatcgttgtttttaacttcctgtttgaatgccttcaggatcctttgactttttaggagtttagcctgtactgattggagagcctggtctcatgcaaatgcgcactagcacgactttctgtttctatttggcgtgctattaacaagctgaaattaactttggcgtacatatgatatgcaattatgcatgtgtttgacgtgcatttaatacgccgttttcgcgtgcatactcgtatgtggctttacgcatcaaccccacagcaacaatcctaacgtagcccgactccgcttgcattcattaaatatggcagaagtgccagtgtacgcaaaaggatgaaatacagaagtacctgcgtaccggcccacttcaagcaatggaatgaacataacatctgttttaaccgaaagcgctgctccactgcggctcgctgaacagagcagacgcagatatgaagagagggaggtgcgcgcgcattcattgggagacctcacgcacgttcagcaaaaccgaagagcctcagaaactatattgggtttgtccaattatgtgtttatgtattgttgctagacacttttcgctaggttggcagcactgcatccatttctttaacaaTGGGCtatagtgggtcaaacagaaatgcgcgctgcgttaatcgcgcgttaataaaattagtgccgttaaaatgaatttgcgttaacgcgcgattaacgcgttaatgttgacagccctagttattttatttatttatttttgtgaagcTAGAATCTGTCaccatgtttaaaaaaataatttcaatacAACAGCAAAAACTAATACTAAACTAATGTAAGTAAAACTTACATCTTCTTCACttctcaagcttactgaaggCAAGTAAACAATCTAATTATTAATTAGAAGCAAAAGGATATATATAATAAGGATATATATATACAGGTATGtgacaaaaaatttgaatatcgagggaaagtccatttatttcaatttatttcaaaaagtgaaacttgtatgttatattagttcactacacacaaagtgaagtatctcaagcctttatttgtttcaattttaatgattatggattttaaaaaaaatccagtatttcacaaaattagaatatcatgacaaagttcaacattgtaggctccctgtgtcccaatctagtcagctaattaacgcaaaactcctgcaaaggtttcctcagcctttaaattgtctcagtctggcttagtaggctttagaatcatggggaagactgctgacttgacggttgtgcagaagaccgtcattgacaccctccataaagaggaaaagtctcaaaaggcaattgcaaagaAGCTAgatgctcacagagcgcagtatcgaagtattttaacagagtgttaagaggaagggaaaaatgtgaccggaaaaggtgcacaagtgacagggatgaccatagccttgagaggattgtcaagcaagagcggttcagaaatctgggggagctttataaggagtggactgaggctggtgtcagtgcatcaagaaccaccacatacagacgtctgcatgacatgggctacagctgtagaattccatgcgtcaagccactcctgaaccaaaaacaacgccagaagcgtctgtgctgggctaaggagaaaaagtactgttttgttgcccagtggtcccaattTAATTTGGAAAttaaggtcccagagtctggaggaagaccggagagcCACAAAAGtaaagctgcttaaagtccagtgtgaagtttccacagccAGTAatggtttggggagccatgtcatctgctggtgtgggtccattgtcttttatcaagtccacagtcaacgcagctgtctaccaggaaattttagagcacttcttgcttcctgctgccgacaagctttttggagatgatgattttattttccagcaggatttggcacctgcccacaaagccaaaactaccagtacctggtttaatagccatggaataactgtacttgattggccagcaaactcgcctgacttaaaccccattgaaaatctatggggtattgtcaaaaggaagatgagggaacagagaccccgaaatgcagacgagctgaaggccaatatcaaagcaacttgggctaccataacacctcaactgtgtcaaaggctgatcgcctccatgccacgccaccttgatgctgtaattagtgcaaaaggaggcccaacaaagtactgaggacataacacagtacattaacacacttttcagaaggccaacatgtgtttaagatccttcttttattggtcacatgaaatattcaaattttgtgaaatactggattttttttgtctttaatccataatcatcaaaataaacaaataaaacaaataaaggcttgaaatatttcactttgtgtgtagtgaactaatataacatacaagtttcactatttgaaacaaattactgaaataaatggactttccctcgatattaaatctaaaacaattttaacatagAATTACACCTGTTGCTTTTCTCAGCGCTGGTTAATGATGGACCAATCACAGTCGTTTGTGCTTACAGGATAAGGCTTTGGCTTTTATATAAATTGATTTAGTTTGTAGTTTGGTTGAGTTTGAATTTTTTGAAGTTTAATTGAATATACTACCTGAGATAACCGAGAGCACTGTCTGGAGTTCAAGTAGTTAACGATTGTTTTAGGCGTGTAAGATGAAAGAGATCAAGATTACCCGCCTTTtacacaaaccaaaaaaaaaaaaaaaaaaacgaatgaaAACGAAACCTAATGCCACTGAAAGAAACATTGCAGTGAAAACATAAACCGTCTTTGAGTGTCATCAAGCAGAGTTCGACATGGAATCGGGATCTCAGAATAAAATTATTTGTGTACTTTGCAAGAAATCAGACGAAACTGAAGTCACTGGTCCTCTCTCATCCAAAGAGAGCATCTCTGCACACCAGAACTGTTTGGTAAGTATGTTTTCATATCGCATCCGTTACAGAAATGCGTTGTATAGTGCTGTTCGCTGACTACTTGTTTCAGGTTAGGTTAATATGTGTTTCCATCTTGTAATGTTTGTAATGCTTGTAAAGTGTTCATTTGATTGTGTCTTCAGTTGTATGCATCAGCGATCATCTGCAACATTTCGCCCACCTATGACGACCTGTTTGGATTTGAAGTAGAAGATGTAAAGAAAGAGCTGAGGAGAGGAAGAAGACTAGTAAATATTGCACAACACACGTTAACTGCTTctaaaacttaaaacttaaaatattttgtgTGGTACTTTACATGAGTCTCCATACACAatacttaataaataataataaactaattaTGCAGCTTAAGTgtaaaattattcaaatattaGGAGTGTTTTATGTCATGTTCCTAAAGTCTGTACAGTACCATACAAATATGATACAGCACTGTTGCACAGGGTTTAAATAGTTATGACAGCTATACTACAAACTATTACTGAACTCAAATACATTATGACTTTTAATTTATATTACTTTTGCGAATTATTACAGTCTCTAGaggtttgaataattttgattgcaatgGTTATTTGTATTTTTCAGCATAGTAAAGCATTATACTTTAACATGAACACTTCTGTGCATTAAATGTAAACTGTGACCATCATATTCTAGTGTAGTTTCTCTGTGGATGCATAACTGCTGTGTGTTTATTTAGTCTTGCCACCGCTGTAAGAAAATCGGTGCCACAGCGGGATGTGATGAAAAACGTTGTAAGCGCTCGTACCATTATCCCTGCGCCATAGAGGATCATGCCAGAACCATTGAAGACCCTTCTGCAGGCAAATATATGTAAGATGAAAGAATATGTGGTCAATTTATGTTTTAgatatagtaaaataaataaccTAATTAATGTTCCCTTTTAGACTGTTTTGTAAATTACATGATCCAGAATCCAATAGACCAAGTAAGTGTTTCAATTTTAAATTcagaaattcattttttttttttgtaattgtattTGTATCAGTGATGCAAATTTCCAAGGAACTTGTGAGAATTTATGAAATGTCAATGTGAGAATTGTCAGATTTTCTGAGTgggtgtttttgtttacaaggcTCGGTAGACGGTGAAAGACCTGACCTGAAAATGCCTGAAAAGGTCagcatgcgcacacacacacacacacacacacacacacacacacacacacacacacacacacacacacacacacacacacacacacacacacacacacacacacacacacacacacacacttacagccTCTTCATAAATTAATACATTGACTTTAACCTAACCAAATTACTGTTTGTCTCAAAACATCACTGCACTATTCTGaaataaagacataaatatcACATTAATTTTGATTACAATGTAAAAGTCTAGATGTGATttcctgtctttctttttttcttcatttaataATAGAGAGATTCTGATTCATCATCAGGGTAAGTGTGCCGTGTGTGTGGATCCTCATCAGAACTGGATTAATCACAGAACATTGCTACATTATTGATTACGGTGTGATTATTTCAGATGATCCTGTGTTTGTACTTTTTCAGATCGTCGGAGATGGAGGAGTCACCTGTTGTCTTAGATTCTGGTAATTGTTAATACAGTTTATTATAGCTTTATATTATACAGTACTGTGGTAATACTCAACAACCAAGTTCAATTACAAAAAGTGTTTATTCAAAGAtcttaatatttgtttatttgtcaACATGAGAATAATAGCTCAGCATCTCACTTCAGAGCTGAGCGGCTACCAGTACTTTCTCCTTTGCAGGGGTTTCTTCTTCACCAGCTCGTCCAGCTCCAGCAGATGCTTCTGATGTGGGTGCCACAGTGAACTCAGGGTCCAGTGCCGCCATATTTTGGACCCGATGTAATGAGGCCATGTGGACTAAAGAAATCTTCTCAGATCTTGTGTCTCAGCTGAGCAGCCTAGGAGAAAGAGTGCAGTCACAGGAAGCCAGCCAGCAAGGTGAGAACAATCTTAATTCGGACTGTCATGTTCTTTAACCCTCAATAAATGCTGGGATTTTGTTTATAAAACTGAAAGACTGATAGCTGTGAAATATTTCACAGACTATGACGTTGCTCTCAAAGTATTGGGGGCATCTGGACGGCTGCCTTGCATTGTTTCTAAGCTGGAAAAAGGTACAGCATTTCATTATAACCACCTAAATTTAATTTGTTACATTATTTAAGGCCTTCTATACTTATCATTTGAATGAATAAAAGAGTACATTAGAATGTATATTAGAAAGGAGAATTGTTATGGGGACCTAAATGGCTCTGTTACATCAGAATGACTTTGTTCTTTGTGTTTCCAGACCTGGAGAAACAGAAACAGGATTTGCAGCGGAAAAAAGCAGCACTGAGAGATGCCAAAGCTGTACTAGGTGTTTAATAGAACAATCTTGAGATTGAGATGTGTTTTCATTTTAacaattaggttttttttttactttttttttttactttttctgcagtttgcatgtaattttttttatttaggtttacAGTACATCAGTGACAGAAATCTCATGAAATATGTCTGCATATATCATTTTGATATGATAATTCTGTTCTGATtttctaaataaacaaaacagttgCAATAGTAAGGAGAGACTTGACTTGATTCATTGTTAcagtaaatgtataaatacagTAGGTGGGACCTGAAGAGCAGAAAAAGCACCTCTTATTTCTGATTGTGGCTGTGTGtcttttgggttttatatgatgAATGGTAACTAGTCAGAAGAAGGCATTTTGCTGTGAGGGATAAACCTAGTATTTACAATGGCACACGCGGTTTAAAAGCCCTACATGTACTTTCCATAACTTGCAGACAACTCTAACCGTTTTATTTTTGAATGCATTTAtagttaataaattacattatgtAAAGAATAATTGATGATGGGCAAGTGAATtaatagaaaataatgcacaaccAAGGTGGTTTTGGACCCATAAAAAATATTGCTGCAatgatgttattttatttatttgtatatattttttgaagCTTGAATCTTTCAccgtgttttaaaaaaaaatcaatacaacAGCAAAAACTAATACTAAACTAATgtaagtaaaacattctcaagcttAATGAAGGCAAGTAaacaaatcaaattaataatcacaagcaaaaaaaaaaaaaaaaaaaaaaatatatatatatatatatatatatatatatatatataatatttaacttTGAATATATGTGTATCAGataattatttaattacaatCTAATACAATGTTAACATTGAATTACACCTGTTACTTTTCTCAGCGCTGGTCATGATGGACCAATCACAGTCGTTTGTGTTTACAGGATAAGGCTTTGGCTTTTATATAAATTGATTTAGTTTGTAGTTTGGTTGAGTTTGAATTTTTGGAGTTTAATTGAATATACTACCTGAGATAACCGAGAGCACTGTCTGGAGTTCAAGTAGTTCACGATTGTTTTAGGCGTGTAAGATGAAAGAGATCAAGATTACCCGCCTTTTacgcaaacaaaaaaaaatgaaaacgaaACCTAATGCCACTGAAAGAAACATTGCAATGAAAACATAAACCGTCTTTGAGTGTCATCAAGCAGAGTCCTAATCGTGATTTGCCTAAAAAGACTGATGGGTCaatttttttgtgtatgtgtgtgtgttgatcaCTGAATAAAAGGTAATTGCGGCTAAAGGGTAATCTCACAACTTtacacctcgcaattctgacttttttctcagaattaagatataaacttgcaattgagatcTATAAAGTCAatactgcatgatataaactcacaaatgtgacttttttttctcagaattgcatgtttatatctcgcaattgtgacgtcttttttcccctcaaaattggactttatattttaaaaaaagtcagaatttcaatttcgagatacaaatttgtatttgtgaggaaaaaaaagtcagaattgtgagaaaaaagtcaaatttgtgagatataaactaggagttgtgagtaaaaaagtcagaattgtgtgatataaactcacaattgtgactttttttctcagaattgcaagtttatatctcgcaattctgactttataacacgcaaatgcaagttaagtcataattgtgagatataaacttgcaattttgaggggaaaaaagacatgctctcagaattgcaagtttatatctcacaattatgacttaacttgcatttgcgtgttataaagtcagaattgcgagatataaacttgcaatttcgaggggaaaaaagacatgctctcagaattgcaagtttatatctcacaattatgacttaactcgcaactgtatgttataaagtcacaattgtgagatataaacttgcacttctaagaaaaaaagtcaaaattgcatgtttacatctcacaattctgagaaaaaaaagtaaattgcgagttataaagagatataaacttgcaattctgagaacatgtctttttttttcccctcaaaattggactttatattttacaaaaaaagtcagaactgcaagatacaaacttgcatttgtgagaaaaaaaagtcagaattgtgagaaaaaagtcaaatttgtgagatataaactaggagttgtgagtaaaaaagtcagaattgtgtgatataaactcacaattgtgactttttttctcagaattgcaagtttatatctcgcaattctgactttataacacgcaaatgcaagttaagtcataattgtgagatataaacttgcaatttcgaggggaaaaaagacatgctctcagaattgcaagtttatatctcacaattatgacttaactcgcaactgtatgttataaagtcacaattgtgagatataaacttgcacttctaagaaaaaaagtcaaaattgcatgtttacatctcacaattctgagaaaaaaagtaaattgcgagttataaagagatataaacttgcaattctgagaacatgtctttttttccctcaaaattggactttatattttacaaaaaaagtcagaactgcaagatacaaacttgcatttgtgagagaaaaaaagtcagaattgtgagaaaaaagtcaaatttgtgagatataaactaggagttgtgagtaaaaagtcagaattgtgtgatttaaactcacaattgtgactttttttctcagaattgcaagtttatatctcgcaattctgactttataacacgcaaatgcaagttaagtcataattgtgagatataaacttgcaattttgaggggaaaaaagacatgctctcagaattgcaagtttaaatctcacaataaTGACTatatagtcaaaattgcgagatataaacttgcaattctgagaaaaaaaagtcacaatttgtaagaatttttttttcaattcagttCTATTCCtcgtaattgtaagtttatatcagaatatataatatatcagaattgtgagataaaaacttgcaataacattctttattttatatatttagtgacggaaacaggcttccatactgaTCTATAATCATTATACAGTTATATCATCACAAACACTATTAAGCAAACCTCGTATTGAACCCAAAATATCCCTGTCATGTTCTTTAACCCTCAATAAAATGCTGGGTTTTTGCTTATACAACTGAAAGACTGATAGCTGTGAAATATTTCACAGACTATGATGTTGCTCTCAAAGTATTGGGGGCATCTGGACGGCTGCCTTGCATTGTTACTCAGCTGGAACAAGATGCAGCTTTTCattgtaaccacctaaatctaAATTGTTACATTATTTAGGGCCATCTATACTTATCATTTAAATAGATAAATTAGTAAATTTCTTTGTACCTTGTGATGAATCACATATTAGAAAGGAGAATTGTTATGGGAACTTAAATGGCACTGTTACATGAGAATGGCTTTGTTCTTTGTGTTTCCAGACCTGGAGAAACAGGAACGGGATTTGCAGAGGAAAAAAGCAGCACTGAGAGATGCCAAAGCTGTACTAGGTGTTTAATAGAACaagatgttttattattttttttaatgaaagaatTGGTTTACTTTTTTTATATCCAGAACATTTCTGCAGTTTGCAGTTTGTAGTTTGTTGTTTGTTTATGAAGGTTTACAGTACATCAGTGACAGATATCTCGTGaaatatgtctatatatattTTGATATGATCATTCTTCTGTTCtcattttctaaataaacaaaacagttgCAACAGCTAGAAATATTTCTTACAGAATGTCGTTCTTAGTATCTTTCATTGCATTTTAAAGCatagctttcttttttttttaagagtttgAGACTGTGCAGTATGTGTTTGTTAATGCTGTGTATATTTTGTCTGTTGACTGGAGAAAGTGAGACTCACATCACCTGCGTTTGCTCATCTGTAAACCGTTCAGAGCAGGAGACTAAACAGCCAATCAGCACACAGCAACAGACTGACAAAACAGCCTCTAATGAGGCCTGGGGTCAACCACAAACGTGCCTGAAGGGCTAGTCAAAGCTTTTATTAGTGTCCCTTCAAAAGAGAAAGAACATTTAATTCCCAAATATGAACACTAGATGGCAGCAGACACATACATTAACAGCTTTAGGATGAACATTTCCGTAACTTTTCACTATAGATTCACAGCTGCTTTTTTCAAAACTATTAATTGTTGTTGTCCTTTCATCTGCGCTTTGGCAATGTAATCCAAACTTTGTCTAAACAGTTTTCAGTGAATTGGCTTTAAATATTTTAAGTCGAAAATACAACATAGTGCTTTAATAAAACCCACGCAagttataaaataaaagtaatagtTTTTATAGTAATGACTTTTATTCGAATGTATTTGGACTATTATCTCTATTCgataaaacatatgtgaccctggaccacaaaaccagtcataaggttaaatttcacaaaactgagatatatacatcatcataagctttctattgatgtatagtttgttaggataggacaatatttggccaagatacatctatttgaaaatctggaatctaagggtgcaaaaaaatcaaaatactgagaaaatcacctttaaagttgtccaaattaagttcttaacaatgcatattactaatcaaaaattacattttgataggtttacagtaggaattttacaaaaaatcttaatgtaacat contains:
- the LOC141340138 gene encoding PHD finger protein 11-like, with amino-acid sequence MESGSQNKIICVLCKKSDETEVTGPLSSKESISAHQNCLLYASAIICNISPTYDDLFGFEVEDVKKELRRGRRLSCHRCKKIGATAGCDEKRCKRSYHYPCAIEDHARTIEDPSAGSVDGERPDLKMPEKRDSDSSSGSSEMEESPVVLDSGVSSSPARPAPADASDVGATVNSGSSAAIFWTRCNEAMWTKEIFSDLVSQLSSLGERVQSQEASQQDYDVALKVLGASGRLPCIVSKLEKDLEKQKQDLQRKKAALRDAKAVLGV